In the genome of Pseudomonas bubulae, one region contains:
- a CDS encoding DUF1302 domain-containing protein, with product MINKNNNNCSGQRPHNFQASGLAVAVALVCSPLWAGDTIEFDDGTTIDWSVTTSYGIGTRLGNPSGRLMGVNVDDPNRNFDQHSLTTNRVGALGEMILRKDNYGAVVRASTFYDDVYHRKNDNDSPATVNKYGDNDEFTSDTRYYSGGRTRLLDAYVFGGWRFENDTMLDVKAGRHIESWGESLYYPGVNGVQNPSDAVKAAQPGVEVKEVLLPVGQFSASYRINPQITLGGYVQYEWKGTELPPVGSFLSTSDVIGPGREFLYMGANKVPYLGTDEPRDSGQWGAQVRYRPITDLEVSLFHVVYHDKNPATALVGWDPIPAGPGGLAYKANGYRVKYFEDIKLTGISATTKLGEYQLGAEWSYRDGAPVMVNTGLGPVPAKGKGQQFQLSAMRILGDRPWASQTTLTGEFVTVRADHADETSAAPNLEGVGLLPSLVPSVQPSDQYTYKTATAWRTRSSSAYTVGASFSYPGVFQGWDLEVPFTFSNVFSGAAPMSGTIAGVAGDRRLSAGTTFKYLGNLEVSLRYIGYLGSPDPIYRPLADRDYATFSMKYTF from the coding sequence GTGATCAATAAAAATAACAATAATTGTTCAGGGCAGCGCCCGCACAACTTCCAGGCCAGTGGCCTGGCCGTTGCCGTGGCGCTGGTCTGCAGCCCGCTGTGGGCAGGGGACACCATCGAGTTCGATGACGGCACCACGATTGATTGGTCGGTCACCACCAGCTATGGCATCGGTACGCGGCTGGGCAATCCCAGCGGCCGGTTGATGGGGGTCAACGTCGATGATCCGAACCGCAACTTTGATCAGCACAGCCTCACCACCAACCGGGTGGGCGCGCTGGGCGAAATGATCCTGCGCAAGGACAACTACGGTGCGGTGGTGCGCGCCAGTACCTTTTACGACGATGTGTATCACCGCAAGAATGACAACGATTCACCGGCCACCGTCAACAAATACGGCGACAACGACGAGTTCACCAGTGACACCCGCTACTACAGCGGTGGCCGCACGCGCCTGCTCGACGCTTATGTGTTTGGCGGCTGGCGTTTTGAAAACGACACCATGCTCGACGTAAAAGCGGGTCGGCATATCGAGTCATGGGGCGAGAGCCTTTACTACCCTGGCGTCAACGGCGTGCAGAACCCGTCCGATGCGGTCAAGGCCGCGCAGCCGGGGGTTGAGGTCAAAGAGGTGCTGCTGCCGGTGGGGCAGTTCTCGGCGTCTTACCGGATCAACCCGCAAATTACCCTGGGCGGTTATGTGCAGTACGAGTGGAAGGGCACCGAACTGCCGCCGGTGGGCAGCTTTTTGTCGACTTCCGACGTGATCGGCCCGGGCCGCGAATTTTTGTATATGGGCGCCAACAAGGTGCCTTACCTGGGCACCGACGAGCCGCGCGACAGCGGCCAGTGGGGTGCTCAGGTCCGCTACAGGCCGATTACCGACCTCGAAGTATCGCTGTTCCATGTTGTGTACCACGACAAAAACCCGGCCACTGCGCTGGTGGGCTGGGACCCGATACCGGCAGGCCCCGGTGGCCTGGCTTACAAGGCCAACGGCTACCGGGTCAAATATTTTGAAGACATCAAACTCACCGGTATCAGTGCCACCACCAAGCTTGGCGAGTACCAGCTTGGTGCGGAGTGGTCTTATCGCGACGGTGCTCCGGTGATGGTCAATACCGGTCTGGGCCCGGTGCCGGCCAAGGGTAAGGGCCAACAGTTCCAGTTGTCGGCCATGCGCATCCTGGGGGACCGCCCCTGGGCCAGCCAGACCACCCTGACCGGTGAGTTTGTCACGGTGCGTGCCGACCACGCCGACGAAACCTCTGCCGCGCCGAACCTTGAAGGTGTGGGCCTGTTGCCGTCGCTGGTGCCGTCCGTGCAACCGTCCGATCAGTACACCTACAAAACGGCCACGGCCTGGCGTACCCGCTCCTCAAGCGCGTACACCGTGGGCGCCTCGTTCAGTTACCCGGGCGTATTCCAGGGCTGGGACCTTGAAGTGCCGTTCACCTTCTCCAACGTATTCAGCGGTGCGGCACCGATGTCGGGAACCATTGCCGGGGTGGCGGGGGACAGGCGCCTGAGTGCGGGTACCACCTTCAAATACCTGGGCAACCTGGAAGTATCGCTCAGGTATATCGGGTACCTGGGCTCCCCCGACCCGATCTACCGCCCGCTGGCAGACCGTGACTACGCCACGTTCTCGATGAAATACACGTTCTGA
- a CDS encoding thiolase family protein, protein MGLKGHAAIVGSAQYKPEKYATAPRMFHLEQVADLAARALQDAGLQASDLDGLVINGPHFHEASVFVPAMAAEYLGLRLNFAEVVDLGGCTSVGMVWRAAAAIELGLCQAVLCVLPARMAPMGPDEDASWMARAMRFGGHSTAFGAPEAEFDLPYGHMGQNTGYAMIAQRYAAQYGYDPRALAKIAVDQRTNAQYNPEAMFYGQPLTIEQVLASKKVAEPLHVLEIVMPVAGGAAMIIASKEVAARARKRPSWITGFGEHLAFKSPSYAQDMLHTPIGPASQRAFAMAGLKPADVDAAQIYDCYTITALLTLEDAGFCAKGEGMNFVREHDLTWRGDFPMNTHGGQLSFGQAGAAGGMSQVIEAVTQIAGEAGERQLKRCDTVYVSGTGGVMSEQGALILQGA, encoded by the coding sequence ATGGGTCTTAAAGGTCATGCCGCCATTGTTGGCAGCGCTCAGTACAAACCGGAGAAATACGCCACGGCCCCGCGCATGTTCCATCTGGAACAAGTGGCTGACCTGGCGGCCCGGGCGTTACAGGATGCCGGCTTGCAGGCATCGGATCTCGACGGGCTGGTGATCAATGGCCCGCATTTTCATGAAGCCTCAGTGTTCGTCCCGGCCATGGCCGCCGAGTACCTGGGCTTGCGCCTGAATTTTGCCGAAGTGGTCGACCTTGGCGGCTGTACCTCGGTGGGCATGGTCTGGCGCGCTGCCGCTGCGATTGAGCTGGGTTTGTGCCAGGCGGTGCTGTGTGTGCTGCCCGCGCGCATGGCGCCCATGGGCCCGGATGAAGACGCCAGCTGGATGGCCCGGGCCATGCGCTTTGGCGGCCACAGCACAGCGTTCGGTGCACCTGAAGCCGAGTTCGACTTGCCGTATGGGCATATGGGCCAGAACACCGGCTACGCGATGATCGCCCAGCGCTATGCCGCGCAATATGGTTATGACCCGCGGGCACTGGCAAAAATCGCGGTCGATCAGCGCACCAATGCGCAGTACAACCCCGAAGCGATGTTTTACGGCCAGCCGCTGACCATCGAGCAAGTGCTGGCCAGTAAAAAAGTTGCCGAACCGCTGCATGTACTGGAAATCGTCATGCCGGTGGCCGGTGGCGCCGCGATGATTATCGCTTCCAAAGAGGTGGCAGCACGGGCGCGCAAGCGGCCGTCGTGGATCACCGGCTTCGGCGAGCACCTGGCGTTCAAGTCGCCGTCCTATGCCCAGGACATGCTGCACACACCTATCGGGCCTGCCTCGCAGCGCGCATTCGCAATGGCCGGGCTCAAACCGGCCGATGTGGATGCGGCACAAATTTACGACTGCTACACCATCACCGCCTTGCTGACCCTGGAAGACGCCGGTTTTTGCGCCAAGGGCGAAGGCATGAACTTTGTCCGTGAACACGACCTGACCTGGCGCGGCGATTTTCCGATGAACACCCATGGCGGCCAGCTCAGCTTTGGCCAGGCCGGCGCGGCGGGGGGGATGAGCCAGGTGATCGAGGCGGTGACGCAAATTGCCGGAGAAGCGGGCGAGCGCCAGCTCAAACGCTGCGACACGGTATATGTCTCAGGCACCGGTGGGGTGATGAGTGAGCAGGGCGCATTGATACTTCAGGGAGCATAA
- a CDS encoding OB-fold domain-containing protein: protein MSNNKPMPVPTEISAPFWEGLKAERLLIQQCERCSHWVFYPRRHCPACFTHALTWREVSGGATLYSFTVTRIATLPDFADEMPQILAVVELDQGVRINTNLVGLDESEVKVGMRLQPVFAEVDAKGNRLLRFTGLDKDAEALKTLRTVEQPVPETAVPVRQIALDDEEGLQALVSDEFSPWSNQVVVDQGLIDSFAQLSGDDYWIHTDPERARKQSPFGGTIAHGALVQILQSRMKLNLGYEITGFTNMANYGSDRLRFPAPVPAGSTIHARARVKRVERVRSGTQLTLELNTHVLGSERPSVINELVILYM, encoded by the coding sequence ATGTCGAACAACAAACCAATGCCGGTTCCGACCGAGATTTCTGCACCGTTCTGGGAAGGCCTGAAGGCCGAGCGCCTGCTGATTCAGCAATGTGAACGATGCAGCCACTGGGTGTTTTATCCGCGCAGGCACTGCCCGGCGTGCTTTACCCATGCCCTGACCTGGCGTGAAGTCAGTGGTGGCGCGACGCTGTACAGCTTTACCGTGACACGCATCGCGACCCTGCCGGACTTTGCCGATGAAATGCCGCAGATACTGGCGGTGGTCGAGCTGGATCAGGGTGTGCGCATCAATACCAATCTGGTCGGGCTGGACGAGTCTGAAGTGAAAGTGGGCATGCGCCTGCAACCGGTATTTGCCGAGGTCGATGCCAAGGGCAACCGGCTGCTGCGTTTTACCGGGCTGGACAAGGATGCCGAGGCGTTGAAGACGCTGCGTACGGTTGAGCAACCGGTGCCAGAAACCGCAGTGCCAGTGCGCCAGATTGCCCTGGATGACGAAGAGGGCCTGCAGGCGCTGGTCAGCGACGAGTTCAGCCCGTGGAGCAACCAGGTGGTGGTCGATCAGGGCCTGATTGACAGCTTTGCCCAGTTATCCGGGGATGATTACTGGATCCACACCGATCCGGAACGTGCGCGCAAGCAAAGCCCGTTTGGCGGGACCATCGCCCACGGTGCGCTGGTGCAGATCCTGCAGTCACGGATGAAACTCAACCTGGGTTATGAGATCACCGGGTTCACCAATATGGCCAACTATGGTTCGGATCGCCTGCGCTTCCCGGCACCGGTGCCGGCGGGCTCGACCATCCATGCGCGGGCCCGGGTCAAGCGGGTAGAGCGGGTCAGAAGCGGTACTCAGCTGACCCTGGAACTCAATACCCATGTGCTGGGCAGCGAGCGGCCGTCGGTGATCAATGAACTGGTGATTTTGTATATGTGA
- a CDS encoding VOC family protein gives MIDIRGLSYFVAESADPAQWQRYAEDVLGMMVSEAPAGGLYVKMDERPYRMLIVPGGESRYLASGWELAGEKAFNAAIEVLDQADVNWRLGSAEQCDQRGVQALLHVTDPSGNRHELSWGHRSDCQPFVSPQGVPGFVTGDMGLGHTVLPAPNFDATLAFAKDVLGFELSDIFNFRPDPSAPPIRIHFLHCKNSRHHSLALAEYPVPSGCVHVMVEVESMTEVGRAHDRRIAHDVQLSATLGQHLNDRMTSFYMKTPSGFDLEYGYGGLLVDWQDHSAFEFTRVSLWGHDFSAGQS, from the coding sequence ATGATCGACATTCGTGGTTTGAGCTACTTCGTTGCAGAGTCTGCAGATCCCGCTCAATGGCAGCGTTACGCCGAAGACGTGCTCGGGATGATGGTCAGCGAAGCACCCGCCGGCGGCTTGTACGTGAAGATGGATGAGCGTCCGTATCGCATGCTTATCGTGCCGGGCGGTGAGTCGCGGTATCTGGCTTCCGGTTGGGAGCTGGCCGGCGAAAAGGCTTTCAACGCCGCGATCGAAGTGCTGGATCAGGCCGACGTCAACTGGCGCCTGGGCAGCGCCGAACAGTGCGATCAGCGCGGTGTGCAAGCACTGCTGCACGTCACCGACCCTTCAGGTAACCGCCATGAATTGAGCTGGGGCCATCGCTCCGATTGCCAGCCCTTTGTCTCGCCCCAGGGAGTGCCGGGTTTTGTCACCGGTGATATGGGCCTGGGCCACACCGTACTGCCCGCGCCAAATTTCGATGCCACCCTGGCGTTTGCCAAGGATGTGCTGGGCTTTGAGCTGTCGGATATTTTCAACTTCCGTCCCGACCCTTCGGCACCACCGATCCGCATCCATTTTCTGCATTGCAAAAATAGCCGTCACCACAGCCTGGCCCTGGCCGAGTACCCGGTGCCGTCCGGCTGCGTGCATGTGATGGTCGAGGTCGAGTCGATGACCGAAGTGGGCCGCGCCCATGACCGGCGCATCGCGCATGACGTACAGCTGTCGGCCACCCTCGGCCAGCATCTGAATGACCGCATGACCTCTTTTTATATGAAAACCCCTTCAGGTTTTGACCTGGAGTATGGCTATGGCGGCTTGCTGGTGGATTGGCAGGACCACAGCGCTTTTGAATTCACCCGGGTAAGCCTGTGGGGCCATGACTTCTCCGCAGGACAGTCGTAA
- a CDS encoding CoA transferase subunit A — translation MNKQMTAADVVGQLRDGMTIGFGGWGPRRKPMAIVREILRSDVKDLTVVAYGGPEVGMLCAAGKVKKLIFGFATLDAIPLEAYFRKAREAGELELMELDEGMLQWGLRAAGMRLPFLPTRCGLATDVSRLNPGIKQVQSPYADGEVLLAMPALNLDIAFLHVNVADRLGNTLVTGPDPYFDHLYARAAKQCFVSCERIEERLNLDAAQARFNTFERYLVSGVVHAPFGAHPTACPSDYGWDLSHLKRYSASAAEEGGWEGYVAEFVTPGESAYQASNGGVDRLSALPLPVF, via the coding sequence ATGAACAAGCAAATGACAGCGGCAGACGTGGTCGGCCAACTGCGCGACGGCATGACCATCGGCTTCGGCGGCTGGGGCCCGCGGCGCAAGCCAATGGCGATCGTGCGCGAGATCCTGCGTTCTGACGTCAAGGATCTCACCGTGGTCGCCTATGGCGGTCCCGAGGTCGGCATGCTCTGCGCTGCCGGCAAGGTCAAAAAACTGATTTTCGGCTTTGCCACCCTCGATGCCATCCCGCTCGAAGCCTACTTTCGCAAGGCCCGCGAGGCCGGAGAACTGGAGCTGATGGAACTGGACGAGGGCATGCTGCAATGGGGCCTGCGGGCCGCCGGCATGCGTCTGCCGTTCTTGCCGACCCGCTGTGGCCTGGCCACCGATGTCAGCCGCCTGAACCCCGGGATCAAGCAGGTGCAGTCGCCCTATGCTGATGGCGAGGTGTTGCTGGCCATGCCGGCGCTGAATCTGGATATCGCCTTTTTGCACGTCAACGTTGCCGACCGCCTGGGCAATACCCTGGTAACGGGCCCCGATCCTTATTTCGATCATTTGTATGCCCGTGCCGCCAAACAGTGCTTTGTCTCCTGTGAGCGGATCGAGGAGCGCTTGAACCTGGATGCTGCCCAGGCCCGCTTCAACACCTTCGAACGTTATCTGGTCAGCGGCGTGGTGCATGCACCCTTTGGTGCGCATCCGACAGCCTGCCCGTCCGACTACGGCTGGGACCTTAGCCACTTGAAACGCTACAGCGCCAGCGCTGCCGAAGAAGGTGGCTGGGAAGGTTATGTAGCCGAGTTTGTGACCCCGGGCGAAAGCGCCTACCAGGCCAGCAATGGCGGGGTCGATCGATTGAGCGCTTTGCCGCTGCCCGTGTTTTGA
- a CDS encoding CoA-transferase subunit beta yields the protein MTATSEFTLAELLIVAACEAWRGNGEVIASGLGVIPRLGASLAKLTHSPELLMTDSEAFLVEEPIPLGPRGDFVPRYSGYLSFERVFECVWGGRRHAMIGPTQIDRWGQTNLSCIGDYQKPKVAMLGVRGLPGNSINHINSFFVPSHNTRAFVAGEVDMVSGVGFKPERWEEGMRSDLMDIRLIVTDLCVMDFGGPDRAVQVRSLHPGVSFEEVQEKTGFPLLKAADLKQTVAPTPEQLALIRRLDPHDYRASALKGNPPGIRQA from the coding sequence ATGACTGCTACTAGCGAATTTACCCTGGCTGAACTGTTGATCGTGGCCGCCTGTGAAGCCTGGCGCGGTAACGGCGAAGTGATTGCTTCGGGCCTGGGGGTAATCCCGCGCCTGGGCGCGAGCCTGGCCAAACTGACCCATAGCCCGGAACTGTTGATGACCGACAGCGAGGCATTTCTGGTGGAAGAGCCTATCCCCCTGGGGCCGCGTGGAGATTTTGTACCGCGTTATTCGGGCTATCTGTCGTTCGAGCGGGTGTTCGAGTGCGTGTGGGGCGGGCGTCGCCACGCCATGATCGGTCCGACCCAGATCGACCGCTGGGGCCAGACCAACCTGTCGTGCATTGGCGACTACCAAAAGCCCAAGGTGGCAATGCTCGGGGTGCGCGGTTTGCCGGGCAACAGCATCAACCATATCAACTCGTTCTTCGTGCCGTCGCACAACACCCGGGCGTTTGTCGCCGGGGAAGTGGACATGGTCTCGGGTGTCGGCTTCAAGCCCGAGCGCTGGGAAGAGGGCATGCGCAGCGACCTGATGGACATCCGCCTGATCGTCACCGACCTGTGTGTGATGGACTTCGGCGGACCGGACCGGGCCGTGCAGGTGCGTTCCCTGCATCCGGGCGTGAGCTTTGAAGAGGTACAGGAGAAAACCGGTTTCCCGCTGCTCAAGGCCGCCGACCTCAAGCAGACCGTGGCGCCGACGCCGGAGCAACTGGCGCTGATCCGCCGCCTCGATCCCCATGACTATCGCGCCTCTGCGCTCAAGGGCAACCCGCCCGGCATTCGTCAGGCCTGA
- a CDS encoding enoyl-CoA hydratase: protein MSSDSEFVQRADTAVYETEDPVLYGVADGIATLTMNRPTVNNAQNSQMTYALDDALRRAVNDDAVKVIVLRGNGKHFSAGHDIGTPGRDINKEFERASLWWDHTNKPGGEYLYAREQEVYLGMCRRWRELPKPTIAMVQGACIAGGLMLAWVCDLIVASDDAFFQDPVVRMGIPGVEYFAHPYELNPRIAKEFLFTGDRMSAERAYQMGMVNRLFTREGLEAGTYALAAAIAKQPRMGLALTKQAINHVEDLQGKRTAMDAVFAWHHFAHSHNELLSGDKLGGYDAKAMIEANKSAAGERG from the coding sequence ATGAGCAGCGACAGCGAATTTGTGCAGCGGGCTGACACCGCTGTGTATGAAACCGAGGACCCGGTGCTTTATGGGGTGGCCGATGGTATCGCCACGCTGACCATGAACCGGCCGACCGTCAATAACGCGCAAAACTCACAGATGACCTACGCCCTGGACGACGCCTTGCGCCGTGCCGTCAATGACGATGCGGTGAAGGTCATTGTGCTGCGCGGCAATGGTAAGCATTTTTCCGCAGGGCACGATATCGGCACGCCGGGGCGCGATATCAACAAGGAATTTGAGCGCGCCAGCCTGTGGTGGGACCACACCAACAAGCCGGGCGGCGAGTACCTCTATGCCCGCGAGCAAGAGGTGTACCTGGGCATGTGCCGGCGCTGGCGCGAACTGCCCAAGCCGACCATTGCCATGGTGCAGGGGGCGTGCATTGCCGGCGGGCTGATGCTGGCCTGGGTCTGTGATTTGATCGTGGCCAGTGACGATGCTTTTTTTCAGGACCCGGTGGTACGCATGGGCATTCCGGGGGTTGAGTATTTTGCCCACCCCTATGAACTGAACCCGCGCATTGCCAAGGAGTTTCTGTTTACTGGCGATCGTATGAGCGCCGAACGCGCCTACCAGATGGGCATGGTCAATCGCCTGTTTACCCGCGAAGGGCTGGAGGCCGGTACCTATGCGCTGGCAGCGGCCATCGCCAAACAGCCGCGCATGGGCCTGGCCCTGACCAAGCAGGCGATCAATCACGTCGAGGACTTGCAGGGCAAGCGTACGGCGATGGACGCGGTGTTTGCCTGGCATCACTTCGCCCATAGCCATAACGAGCTGCTGTCCGGGGACAAGCTGGGCGGCTATGACGCCAAGGCCATGATTGAAGCGAACAAGAGTGCTGCGGGAGAGCGTGGATGA
- a CDS encoding nitronate monooxygenase family protein translates to MSDYLQTALTDALGCRYPIVQTAMGWVADANLVIASTRAGAFGFLAGATIAADQLEGQILRVIEATGGSNFGLNFHMFQENAAQCVDLAIKYRLRAVSYGRGPDRQTIGRFKKAGVLCIPTVGALKHALKAVELGADMVTVQGGEGGGHTGGVPSTILLPQVLDAVRVPVIAAGGYSTGRGLAGALATGAAGVAMGTRFLMTQESPTPIATLERYVKVTDPQQIRVTTAVDGMRHRMIENAFINRLEKAGAFGRLRIALGSAWHWKQHTGMSLGHMLGVFAKSIKEDPAALSQTVMAANQPVLLQRSMVDGVPDEGILSSGQVAAAIGELKSCQSLIDEMVQEAERCLIAVNARHQAARCKAGEAAAI, encoded by the coding sequence ATGAGTGACTATCTGCAAACGGCGTTGACCGATGCCCTGGGCTGCCGTTACCCCATTGTGCAAACCGCGATGGGCTGGGTAGCGGACGCCAATCTGGTGATCGCCAGTACCCGTGCGGGGGCCTTCGGTTTTCTGGCCGGAGCGACCATTGCGGCGGATCAGCTGGAGGGCCAAATCCTGCGGGTGATCGAGGCCACGGGGGGGAGTAATTTCGGCCTCAATTTCCATATGTTCCAGGAAAACGCCGCGCAGTGCGTGGACCTGGCCATCAAGTACCGCCTGCGAGCCGTCAGCTATGGCCGCGGCCCCGACCGCCAGACCATCGGGCGTTTCAAAAAGGCCGGGGTGTTGTGCATTCCCACCGTGGGTGCGCTTAAACACGCACTCAAGGCCGTGGAACTGGGCGCAGACATGGTCACCGTACAGGGCGGCGAGGGTGGCGGGCATACCGGGGGCGTGCCGAGCACCATTTTACTGCCGCAGGTGCTGGATGCGGTGCGGGTGCCGGTGATTGCCGCGGGGGGCTATTCCACCGGGCGCGGGCTGGCCGGAGCGCTGGCCACAGGTGCGGCCGGGGTGGCCATGGGCACGCGGTTCCTGATGACCCAGGAATCGCCCACCCCGATCGCGACGCTGGAGCGTTACGTGAAAGTGACCGACCCACAGCAGATTCGCGTGACGACGGCAGTGGATGGCATGCGCCACCGCATGATCGAAAACGCTTTTATCAATCGTCTGGAAAAAGCCGGTGCCTTTGGCCGCCTGCGCATTGCCCTGGGCAGCGCCTGGCACTGGAAGCAACACACCGGCATGAGCCTTGGGCATATGCTCGGTGTATTTGCCAAATCAATAAAAGAAGACCCTGCTGCGCTGTCGCAGACGGTGATGGCGGCCAATCAGCCGGTGCTGTTGCAGCGCTCGATGGTGGATGGCGTACCGGATGAGGGGATTTTGTCCAGCGGGCAGGTGGCCGCTGCCATTGGCGAACTGAAAAGTTGCCAGAGCCTGATCGACGAGATGGTGCAAGAGGCCGAGCGCTGCCTGATAGCGGTGAATGCACGTCATCAGGCAGCGCGCTGTAAGGCGGGGGAAGCGGCAGCCATCTGA